A genome region from Populus alba chromosome 5, ASM523922v2, whole genome shotgun sequence includes the following:
- the LOC118036695 gene encoding ubiquitin carboxyl-terminal hydrolase 16 isoform X1: MHVEGDLGFSSLVVLVFCVVIIPLGCFIIRCKWRGAVARKEEIKRLLVLAAEEAARAEFEAAASYGTVPVVTNNYQCAVCFCSTTTRCARCKAVRYCSGKCQIIHWRQGHKEECHPPTTKYHINDDGGNPGQRAAKGDQHDIYDGRYEKRPVDTFLVEPVVSDSNYSPGVSFVKDDDIKVDSVLDTEGTDSIFESSGTSFSGFSTPTGSSFSEFSAHSGGESSDNVSVSESIGSNETEGSDGQMPADTAPDTPKSSLNKVDVTKPLSPKFATLVDSVDSFNKLSKSNQSKPHGNDGESQCSSSSSGHIISARNDDSITKPTKVSSGFWGRTLDSAVSSSDTMDRSAMSNLTGPVNGKPSNDESFLHFKFNLSGSDAPTQHAKSTRVNDIILDDALPSASDRALSSEKNGVDAQKVKNSPSISRKKSSHIDVNSHGDLNVSSERKSVSSSSSYGHVFSSSGGVKLDAGASKVCRSQSLISERSDVVVNDPVGALHLSKSRLSSNASQTHLTSTIGGHSVSSVQYGNVELGAGSSSQMASYSPSSINGLKSSVRKVVDQFRGPKCGRYSKKGLFPYDLFVKLYNSSKVEMRPCGLINCGNSCYANAVLQCLAFTPPLTSFFVQGLHSKACLNRECCFSCEFESIILKAKEGKSPLSPLGILSQLQNIGSQLGNGREEDAHEFLRYAIDAMQSVCLKEAGVNAMDSFAEETTLIGLTFGGYLHSKIKCMKCHYKSERQERMMDLTVEIEGDIGKLEDALRRFTSAEILDGDNKYQCGRCKSYEKAKKKMTILEAPNVLTIALKRFQSGKFGKLNKSIRFPEILDLAPYMSGTSDKSPIYRLYGVIVHLDVMNAAFSGHYVCYVKNIQNKWFKIDDSTVTAVELERVLSKGAYMLLYARCSPRAPRSIRSRIISSDPKNKCNTSKINATNTALDSRSTSMQSSAFQLHPDSIPPDNLASVESFYMKFHRLQRILEEDSSSDNFSFTSGNSDEGSCSTDSTHDSTSTDDLSDYIFGGWNSWQNTSDSDTSSSSPPLYSRQSPHGEMNQHGSYAYSGVGGSDLWDRKPSGSSKLVYMEGKGGTFLHSDTAKQGRKLASSRSYDSTKLGSVNPLNGVKSGVSFRRTASERTD; the protein is encoded by the exons ATGCATGTCGAGGGGGATCTAGGGTTTTCGAGCCTGGTGGTCCTTGTTTTCTGTGTAGTGATTATTCCGCTGGGCTGTTTTATAATTAGGTGTAAATGGCGAGGTGCGGTTGCGAGAAAGGAGGAGATCAAGAGGCTGTTGGTTTTGGCAGCGGAGGAAGCCGCTAGGGCTGAGTTTGAGGCCGCGGCTTCATACGGCACCGTTCCGGTGGTGACAAATAACTATCAATgtgctgtttgtttttgctcGACAACGACACGGTGTGCCCGCTGTAAAGCTGTTAGATATTG TTCTGGCAAGTGTCAAATTATCCACTGGCGACAAGGTCACAAGGAAGAATGCCATCCTCCTACCACTAAATATCACATTAACGATGATGGAGGTAATCCTGGGCAGAGGGCTGCAAAGGGAGACCAACATGATATTTATGATGGCAGATATGAGAAAAGACCAGTCGATACATTCCTTGTGGAGCCTGTAGTGTCTGATTCCAATTACTCTCCTGGAGTTTCATTTGTAAAGGATGATGATATTAAAGTTGATTCTGTTTTAGATACAGAAGGAACAGATTCCATATTTGAATCATCAGGCACCTCATTTTCTGGATTTTCTACTCCTACTGGCTCTTCGTTTTCTGAATTCTCTGCTCATTCAGGTGGTGAATCATCTGATAATGTCTCTGTAAGTGAGAGCATCGGTTCAAATGAAACTGAGGGATCAGATGGACAAATGCCAGCTGATACTGCTCCTGACACACCGAAGTCCAGTTTGAACAAGGTGGATGTGACCAAGCCATTGTCTCCAAAGTTTGCTACTTTGGTTGATTCTGTAGatagttttaataaattgagTAAATCAAATCAGAGTAAACCTCATGGAAATGACGGGGAGAGCCAGTGCTCATCTAGCTCTTCTGGTCATATCATCAGTGCCAGGAATGATGATTCAATCACAAAGCCAACTAAAGTTTCTTCTGGTTTCTGGGGTAGAACCCTGGATTCTGCTGTCTCCAGCAGTGATACCATGGACAGATCTGCTATGTCGAATTTAACTGGTCCTGTTAATGGCAAGCCATCAAATGATGAATCATTCCTACATTTCAAGTTCAATCTATCTGGAAGTGATGCTCCTACCCAGCATGCAAAAAGCACAAGGGTGAATGACATCATACTAGATGATGCACTCCCTTCCGCTTCTGATAGAGCTCTTTCATCAGAAAAGAATGGTGTTGATGCTCAAAAAGTCAAGAACTCCCCATCCATAAGCCGTAAAAAGTCCAGTCATATTGATGTTAACTCTCATGGTGATTTGAATGTTTCCAGTGAGCGTAAATCTGTATCATCATCCTCTTCTTATGGTCATGTTTTTTCCAGTTCTGGAGGAGTTAAATTAGATGCAGGTGCTTCAAAAGTATGCAGATCTCAATCCTTGATATCTGAAAGATCAGATGTTGTTGTTAATGACCCTGTTGGTGCTTTACATCTATCCAAGTCCAGATTATCGTCTAATGCTTCTCAGACCCATTTGACTTCTACCATCGGTGGGCACTCAGTTTCAAGTGTGCAATATGGAAATGTTGAACTGGGTGCTGGAAGTTCCTCTCAAATGGCAAGCTATTCTCCTAGTTCTATTAATGGATTGAAGTCATCAGTGCGGAAAGTTGTTGACCAATTCAGAGGACCTAAATGTGGCAGATATAGTAAAAAG GGccttttcccatatgatttatTTGTAAAGTTATACAATTCGAGTAAGGTGGAAATGCGACCATGTGGTCTTATCAACTGTGGAAACAG CTGCTATGCTAATGCTGTTCTACAATGCTTGGCATTTACTCCTCCTTTGACTTCGTTTTTCGTGCAAGGGCTCCATTCcaaagcat GTTTAAATAGAGAATGTTGCTTCTCTTGTGAGTTTGAAAGTATAATTTTGAAGGCAAAGGAAGGGAAATCTCCACTTTCTCCCCTTGGCATTCTATCCCAACTACAGAATATCGGGAGTCAGCTTGGTAATGGGAGAGAAGAAGATGCACATGAATTCCTAAG GTATGCAATTGATGCAATGCAATCTGTTTGCCTTAAGGAAGCTGGGGTAAATGCAATGGACTCCTTTGCAGAAGAAACCACTCTCATAGGCCTTACATTTGGAGGCTACCTTCACTCAAAG ATAAAATGCATGAAGTGCCATTACAAGTCAGAGCGGCAAGAAAGAATGATGGATCTTACTGTTGAAATAGAGGGGGATATAGGGAAGCTTGAAGATGCACTAAGACGATTCACGAGTGCTGAGATTCTGGATGGAGACAACAAGTACCAATGTGGCAG ATGCAAATCTTACGAGAAggctaagaaaaaaatgacaatattGGAGGCTCCCAATGTCCTTACAATCGCATTGAAGCGCTTTCAG TCTGGTAAATTTGGAAAGCTCAATAAATCTATCCGGTTCCCAGAGATCCTGGACTTAGCACCATATATGAGTGGAACTAGTGATAAATCACCCATATACAGGCTTTATGGGGTGATTGTTCACTTGGATGTCATGAATGCTGCATTTTCTGGTCACTATGTGTGCTATGTCAAAAACATCCAGAACAAGTGGTTCAAAATTGATGACAGCACA GTTACAGCTGTGGAACTGGAAAGGGTTTTATCAAAAGGCGCATACATGCTACTTTATGCAAG ATGCTCCCCAAGGGCCCCAAGATCGATAAGGAGCAGAATAATATCTTCTGATCCTAAAAATAAATGCAACACCTCCAAAATCAATGCAACGAACACTGCATTGGATTCAAGATCCACATCCATGCAATCAAGTGCTTTCCAATTGCATCCCGATTCAATTCCTCCAGATAATTTGGCCAGTGTTGAATCTTTCTATATGAAGTTCCACCGGCTTCAGAGGATTTTAGAAGAGGACTCATCAAGTGACAATTTCTCTTTTACAAGTGGCAACTCCGATGAAGGTTCGTGCAGTACTGACAGCACCCATGATTCTACAAGTACTGATGACCTTTCTGATTACATTTTTGGAGGTTGGAACTCTTGGCAGAATACATCTGATTCGGATACTTCTTCATCTTCCCCCCCGTTGTACTCAAGGCAATCACCTCATGGTGAGATGAACCAGCATGGTTCATATGCATATTCAGGGGTTGGGGGTTCTGATCTTTGGGACAGGAAACCCAGTGGGAGCAGCAAGCTGGTGTATATGGAAGGTAAGGGAGGAACTTTTTTGCATTCTGACACGGCTAAACAAGGTAGAAAGTTAGCTAGTAGTAGAAGTTATGACTCAACAAAATTAGGATCAGTTAACCCTTTAAATGGTGTAAAATCCGGGGTATCCTTTAGAAGAACAGCGAGCGAAAGAACAGATTGA
- the LOC118036695 gene encoding ubiquitin carboxyl-terminal hydrolase 16 isoform X2 encodes MYEIRRCKWRGAVARKEEIKRLLVLAAEEAARAEFEAAASYGTVPVVTNNYQCAVCFCSTTTRCARCKAVRYCSGKCQIIHWRQGHKEECHPPTTKYHINDDGGNPGQRAAKGDQHDIYDGRYEKRPVDTFLVEPVVSDSNYSPGVSFVKDDDIKVDSVLDTEGTDSIFESSGTSFSGFSTPTGSSFSEFSAHSGGESSDNVSVSESIGSNETEGSDGQMPADTAPDTPKSSLNKVDVTKPLSPKFATLVDSVDSFNKLSKSNQSKPHGNDGESQCSSSSSGHIISARNDDSITKPTKVSSGFWGRTLDSAVSSSDTMDRSAMSNLTGPVNGKPSNDESFLHFKFNLSGSDAPTQHAKSTRVNDIILDDALPSASDRALSSEKNGVDAQKVKNSPSISRKKSSHIDVNSHGDLNVSSERKSVSSSSSYGHVFSSSGGVKLDAGASKVCRSQSLISERSDVVVNDPVGALHLSKSRLSSNASQTHLTSTIGGHSVSSVQYGNVELGAGSSSQMASYSPSSINGLKSSVRKVVDQFRGPKCGRYSKKGLFPYDLFVKLYNSSKVEMRPCGLINCGNSCYANAVLQCLAFTPPLTSFFVQGLHSKACLNRECCFSCEFESIILKAKEGKSPLSPLGILSQLQNIGSQLGNGREEDAHEFLRYAIDAMQSVCLKEAGVNAMDSFAEETTLIGLTFGGYLHSKIKCMKCHYKSERQERMMDLTVEIEGDIGKLEDALRRFTSAEILDGDNKYQCGRCKSYEKAKKKMTILEAPNVLTIALKRFQSGKFGKLNKSIRFPEILDLAPYMSGTSDKSPIYRLYGVIVHLDVMNAAFSGHYVCYVKNIQNKWFKIDDSTVTAVELERVLSKGAYMLLYARCSPRAPRSIRSRIISSDPKNKCNTSKINATNTALDSRSTSMQSSAFQLHPDSIPPDNLASVESFYMKFHRLQRILEEDSSSDNFSFTSGNSDEGSCSTDSTHDSTSTDDLSDYIFGGWNSWQNTSDSDTSSSSPPLYSRQSPHGEMNQHGSYAYSGVGGSDLWDRKPSGSSKLVYMEGKGGTFLHSDTAKQGRKLASSRSYDSTKLGSVNPLNGVKSGVSFRRTASERTD; translated from the exons ATGTACGAGATAAGGAG GTGTAAATGGCGAGGTGCGGTTGCGAGAAAGGAGGAGATCAAGAGGCTGTTGGTTTTGGCAGCGGAGGAAGCCGCTAGGGCTGAGTTTGAGGCCGCGGCTTCATACGGCACCGTTCCGGTGGTGACAAATAACTATCAATgtgctgtttgtttttgctcGACAACGACACGGTGTGCCCGCTGTAAAGCTGTTAGATATTG TTCTGGCAAGTGTCAAATTATCCACTGGCGACAAGGTCACAAGGAAGAATGCCATCCTCCTACCACTAAATATCACATTAACGATGATGGAGGTAATCCTGGGCAGAGGGCTGCAAAGGGAGACCAACATGATATTTATGATGGCAGATATGAGAAAAGACCAGTCGATACATTCCTTGTGGAGCCTGTAGTGTCTGATTCCAATTACTCTCCTGGAGTTTCATTTGTAAAGGATGATGATATTAAAGTTGATTCTGTTTTAGATACAGAAGGAACAGATTCCATATTTGAATCATCAGGCACCTCATTTTCTGGATTTTCTACTCCTACTGGCTCTTCGTTTTCTGAATTCTCTGCTCATTCAGGTGGTGAATCATCTGATAATGTCTCTGTAAGTGAGAGCATCGGTTCAAATGAAACTGAGGGATCAGATGGACAAATGCCAGCTGATACTGCTCCTGACACACCGAAGTCCAGTTTGAACAAGGTGGATGTGACCAAGCCATTGTCTCCAAAGTTTGCTACTTTGGTTGATTCTGTAGatagttttaataaattgagTAAATCAAATCAGAGTAAACCTCATGGAAATGACGGGGAGAGCCAGTGCTCATCTAGCTCTTCTGGTCATATCATCAGTGCCAGGAATGATGATTCAATCACAAAGCCAACTAAAGTTTCTTCTGGTTTCTGGGGTAGAACCCTGGATTCTGCTGTCTCCAGCAGTGATACCATGGACAGATCTGCTATGTCGAATTTAACTGGTCCTGTTAATGGCAAGCCATCAAATGATGAATCATTCCTACATTTCAAGTTCAATCTATCTGGAAGTGATGCTCCTACCCAGCATGCAAAAAGCACAAGGGTGAATGACATCATACTAGATGATGCACTCCCTTCCGCTTCTGATAGAGCTCTTTCATCAGAAAAGAATGGTGTTGATGCTCAAAAAGTCAAGAACTCCCCATCCATAAGCCGTAAAAAGTCCAGTCATATTGATGTTAACTCTCATGGTGATTTGAATGTTTCCAGTGAGCGTAAATCTGTATCATCATCCTCTTCTTATGGTCATGTTTTTTCCAGTTCTGGAGGAGTTAAATTAGATGCAGGTGCTTCAAAAGTATGCAGATCTCAATCCTTGATATCTGAAAGATCAGATGTTGTTGTTAATGACCCTGTTGGTGCTTTACATCTATCCAAGTCCAGATTATCGTCTAATGCTTCTCAGACCCATTTGACTTCTACCATCGGTGGGCACTCAGTTTCAAGTGTGCAATATGGAAATGTTGAACTGGGTGCTGGAAGTTCCTCTCAAATGGCAAGCTATTCTCCTAGTTCTATTAATGGATTGAAGTCATCAGTGCGGAAAGTTGTTGACCAATTCAGAGGACCTAAATGTGGCAGATATAGTAAAAAG GGccttttcccatatgatttatTTGTAAAGTTATACAATTCGAGTAAGGTGGAAATGCGACCATGTGGTCTTATCAACTGTGGAAACAG CTGCTATGCTAATGCTGTTCTACAATGCTTGGCATTTACTCCTCCTTTGACTTCGTTTTTCGTGCAAGGGCTCCATTCcaaagcat GTTTAAATAGAGAATGTTGCTTCTCTTGTGAGTTTGAAAGTATAATTTTGAAGGCAAAGGAAGGGAAATCTCCACTTTCTCCCCTTGGCATTCTATCCCAACTACAGAATATCGGGAGTCAGCTTGGTAATGGGAGAGAAGAAGATGCACATGAATTCCTAAG GTATGCAATTGATGCAATGCAATCTGTTTGCCTTAAGGAAGCTGGGGTAAATGCAATGGACTCCTTTGCAGAAGAAACCACTCTCATAGGCCTTACATTTGGAGGCTACCTTCACTCAAAG ATAAAATGCATGAAGTGCCATTACAAGTCAGAGCGGCAAGAAAGAATGATGGATCTTACTGTTGAAATAGAGGGGGATATAGGGAAGCTTGAAGATGCACTAAGACGATTCACGAGTGCTGAGATTCTGGATGGAGACAACAAGTACCAATGTGGCAG ATGCAAATCTTACGAGAAggctaagaaaaaaatgacaatattGGAGGCTCCCAATGTCCTTACAATCGCATTGAAGCGCTTTCAG TCTGGTAAATTTGGAAAGCTCAATAAATCTATCCGGTTCCCAGAGATCCTGGACTTAGCACCATATATGAGTGGAACTAGTGATAAATCACCCATATACAGGCTTTATGGGGTGATTGTTCACTTGGATGTCATGAATGCTGCATTTTCTGGTCACTATGTGTGCTATGTCAAAAACATCCAGAACAAGTGGTTCAAAATTGATGACAGCACA GTTACAGCTGTGGAACTGGAAAGGGTTTTATCAAAAGGCGCATACATGCTACTTTATGCAAG ATGCTCCCCAAGGGCCCCAAGATCGATAAGGAGCAGAATAATATCTTCTGATCCTAAAAATAAATGCAACACCTCCAAAATCAATGCAACGAACACTGCATTGGATTCAAGATCCACATCCATGCAATCAAGTGCTTTCCAATTGCATCCCGATTCAATTCCTCCAGATAATTTGGCCAGTGTTGAATCTTTCTATATGAAGTTCCACCGGCTTCAGAGGATTTTAGAAGAGGACTCATCAAGTGACAATTTCTCTTTTACAAGTGGCAACTCCGATGAAGGTTCGTGCAGTACTGACAGCACCCATGATTCTACAAGTACTGATGACCTTTCTGATTACATTTTTGGAGGTTGGAACTCTTGGCAGAATACATCTGATTCGGATACTTCTTCATCTTCCCCCCCGTTGTACTCAAGGCAATCACCTCATGGTGAGATGAACCAGCATGGTTCATATGCATATTCAGGGGTTGGGGGTTCTGATCTTTGGGACAGGAAACCCAGTGGGAGCAGCAAGCTGGTGTATATGGAAGGTAAGGGAGGAACTTTTTTGCATTCTGACACGGCTAAACAAGGTAGAAAGTTAGCTAGTAGTAGAAGTTATGACTCAACAAAATTAGGATCAGTTAACCCTTTAAATGGTGTAAAATCCGGGGTATCCTTTAGAAGAACAGCGAGCGAAAGAACAGATTGA
- the LOC118036695 gene encoding ubiquitin carboxyl-terminal hydrolase 16 isoform X3 — MCKWRGAVARKEEIKRLLVLAAEEAARAEFEAAASYGTVPVVTNNYQCAVCFCSTTTRCARCKAVRYCSGKCQIIHWRQGHKEECHPPTTKYHINDDGGNPGQRAAKGDQHDIYDGRYEKRPVDTFLVEPVVSDSNYSPGVSFVKDDDIKVDSVLDTEGTDSIFESSGTSFSGFSTPTGSSFSEFSAHSGGESSDNVSVSESIGSNETEGSDGQMPADTAPDTPKSSLNKVDVTKPLSPKFATLVDSVDSFNKLSKSNQSKPHGNDGESQCSSSSSGHIISARNDDSITKPTKVSSGFWGRTLDSAVSSSDTMDRSAMSNLTGPVNGKPSNDESFLHFKFNLSGSDAPTQHAKSTRVNDIILDDALPSASDRALSSEKNGVDAQKVKNSPSISRKKSSHIDVNSHGDLNVSSERKSVSSSSSYGHVFSSSGGVKLDAGASKVCRSQSLISERSDVVVNDPVGALHLSKSRLSSNASQTHLTSTIGGHSVSSVQYGNVELGAGSSSQMASYSPSSINGLKSSVRKVVDQFRGPKCGRYSKKGLFPYDLFVKLYNSSKVEMRPCGLINCGNSCYANAVLQCLAFTPPLTSFFVQGLHSKACLNRECCFSCEFESIILKAKEGKSPLSPLGILSQLQNIGSQLGNGREEDAHEFLRYAIDAMQSVCLKEAGVNAMDSFAEETTLIGLTFGGYLHSKIKCMKCHYKSERQERMMDLTVEIEGDIGKLEDALRRFTSAEILDGDNKYQCGRCKSYEKAKKKMTILEAPNVLTIALKRFQSGKFGKLNKSIRFPEILDLAPYMSGTSDKSPIYRLYGVIVHLDVMNAAFSGHYVCYVKNIQNKWFKIDDSTVTAVELERVLSKGAYMLLYARCSPRAPRSIRSRIISSDPKNKCNTSKINATNTALDSRSTSMQSSAFQLHPDSIPPDNLASVESFYMKFHRLQRILEEDSSSDNFSFTSGNSDEGSCSTDSTHDSTSTDDLSDYIFGGWNSWQNTSDSDTSSSSPPLYSRQSPHGEMNQHGSYAYSGVGGSDLWDRKPSGSSKLVYMEGKGGTFLHSDTAKQGRKLASSRSYDSTKLGSVNPLNGVKSGVSFRRTASERTD; from the exons AT GTGTAAATGGCGAGGTGCGGTTGCGAGAAAGGAGGAGATCAAGAGGCTGTTGGTTTTGGCAGCGGAGGAAGCCGCTAGGGCTGAGTTTGAGGCCGCGGCTTCATACGGCACCGTTCCGGTGGTGACAAATAACTATCAATgtgctgtttgtttttgctcGACAACGACACGGTGTGCCCGCTGTAAAGCTGTTAGATATTG TTCTGGCAAGTGTCAAATTATCCACTGGCGACAAGGTCACAAGGAAGAATGCCATCCTCCTACCACTAAATATCACATTAACGATGATGGAGGTAATCCTGGGCAGAGGGCTGCAAAGGGAGACCAACATGATATTTATGATGGCAGATATGAGAAAAGACCAGTCGATACATTCCTTGTGGAGCCTGTAGTGTCTGATTCCAATTACTCTCCTGGAGTTTCATTTGTAAAGGATGATGATATTAAAGTTGATTCTGTTTTAGATACAGAAGGAACAGATTCCATATTTGAATCATCAGGCACCTCATTTTCTGGATTTTCTACTCCTACTGGCTCTTCGTTTTCTGAATTCTCTGCTCATTCAGGTGGTGAATCATCTGATAATGTCTCTGTAAGTGAGAGCATCGGTTCAAATGAAACTGAGGGATCAGATGGACAAATGCCAGCTGATACTGCTCCTGACACACCGAAGTCCAGTTTGAACAAGGTGGATGTGACCAAGCCATTGTCTCCAAAGTTTGCTACTTTGGTTGATTCTGTAGatagttttaataaattgagTAAATCAAATCAGAGTAAACCTCATGGAAATGACGGGGAGAGCCAGTGCTCATCTAGCTCTTCTGGTCATATCATCAGTGCCAGGAATGATGATTCAATCACAAAGCCAACTAAAGTTTCTTCTGGTTTCTGGGGTAGAACCCTGGATTCTGCTGTCTCCAGCAGTGATACCATGGACAGATCTGCTATGTCGAATTTAACTGGTCCTGTTAATGGCAAGCCATCAAATGATGAATCATTCCTACATTTCAAGTTCAATCTATCTGGAAGTGATGCTCCTACCCAGCATGCAAAAAGCACAAGGGTGAATGACATCATACTAGATGATGCACTCCCTTCCGCTTCTGATAGAGCTCTTTCATCAGAAAAGAATGGTGTTGATGCTCAAAAAGTCAAGAACTCCCCATCCATAAGCCGTAAAAAGTCCAGTCATATTGATGTTAACTCTCATGGTGATTTGAATGTTTCCAGTGAGCGTAAATCTGTATCATCATCCTCTTCTTATGGTCATGTTTTTTCCAGTTCTGGAGGAGTTAAATTAGATGCAGGTGCTTCAAAAGTATGCAGATCTCAATCCTTGATATCTGAAAGATCAGATGTTGTTGTTAATGACCCTGTTGGTGCTTTACATCTATCCAAGTCCAGATTATCGTCTAATGCTTCTCAGACCCATTTGACTTCTACCATCGGTGGGCACTCAGTTTCAAGTGTGCAATATGGAAATGTTGAACTGGGTGCTGGAAGTTCCTCTCAAATGGCAAGCTATTCTCCTAGTTCTATTAATGGATTGAAGTCATCAGTGCGGAAAGTTGTTGACCAATTCAGAGGACCTAAATGTGGCAGATATAGTAAAAAG GGccttttcccatatgatttatTTGTAAAGTTATACAATTCGAGTAAGGTGGAAATGCGACCATGTGGTCTTATCAACTGTGGAAACAG CTGCTATGCTAATGCTGTTCTACAATGCTTGGCATTTACTCCTCCTTTGACTTCGTTTTTCGTGCAAGGGCTCCATTCcaaagcat GTTTAAATAGAGAATGTTGCTTCTCTTGTGAGTTTGAAAGTATAATTTTGAAGGCAAAGGAAGGGAAATCTCCACTTTCTCCCCTTGGCATTCTATCCCAACTACAGAATATCGGGAGTCAGCTTGGTAATGGGAGAGAAGAAGATGCACATGAATTCCTAAG GTATGCAATTGATGCAATGCAATCTGTTTGCCTTAAGGAAGCTGGGGTAAATGCAATGGACTCCTTTGCAGAAGAAACCACTCTCATAGGCCTTACATTTGGAGGCTACCTTCACTCAAAG ATAAAATGCATGAAGTGCCATTACAAGTCAGAGCGGCAAGAAAGAATGATGGATCTTACTGTTGAAATAGAGGGGGATATAGGGAAGCTTGAAGATGCACTAAGACGATTCACGAGTGCTGAGATTCTGGATGGAGACAACAAGTACCAATGTGGCAG ATGCAAATCTTACGAGAAggctaagaaaaaaatgacaatattGGAGGCTCCCAATGTCCTTACAATCGCATTGAAGCGCTTTCAG TCTGGTAAATTTGGAAAGCTCAATAAATCTATCCGGTTCCCAGAGATCCTGGACTTAGCACCATATATGAGTGGAACTAGTGATAAATCACCCATATACAGGCTTTATGGGGTGATTGTTCACTTGGATGTCATGAATGCTGCATTTTCTGGTCACTATGTGTGCTATGTCAAAAACATCCAGAACAAGTGGTTCAAAATTGATGACAGCACA GTTACAGCTGTGGAACTGGAAAGGGTTTTATCAAAAGGCGCATACATGCTACTTTATGCAAG ATGCTCCCCAAGGGCCCCAAGATCGATAAGGAGCAGAATAATATCTTCTGATCCTAAAAATAAATGCAACACCTCCAAAATCAATGCAACGAACACTGCATTGGATTCAAGATCCACATCCATGCAATCAAGTGCTTTCCAATTGCATCCCGATTCAATTCCTCCAGATAATTTGGCCAGTGTTGAATCTTTCTATATGAAGTTCCACCGGCTTCAGAGGATTTTAGAAGAGGACTCATCAAGTGACAATTTCTCTTTTACAAGTGGCAACTCCGATGAAGGTTCGTGCAGTACTGACAGCACCCATGATTCTACAAGTACTGATGACCTTTCTGATTACATTTTTGGAGGTTGGAACTCTTGGCAGAATACATCTGATTCGGATACTTCTTCATCTTCCCCCCCGTTGTACTCAAGGCAATCACCTCATGGTGAGATGAACCAGCATGGTTCATATGCATATTCAGGGGTTGGGGGTTCTGATCTTTGGGACAGGAAACCCAGTGGGAGCAGCAAGCTGGTGTATATGGAAGGTAAGGGAGGAACTTTTTTGCATTCTGACACGGCTAAACAAGGTAGAAAGTTAGCTAGTAGTAGAAGTTATGACTCAACAAAATTAGGATCAGTTAACCCTTTAAATGGTGTAAAATCCGGGGTATCCTTTAGAAGAACAGCGAGCGAAAGAACAGATTGA